TCTTTTCCACAGCAGCTAGCAACAGAGGGAGGTGTGCAAAACGCAATGATCCATAGAATAGTCCTTGATTTTAGGAAGTTCTCTCTTTAAGAAGCTGTCtgatccaagtctggtttaaaaatTTAAAGAACCATAATAAGAATAGCTAGGGGTCTTGAAATCATCTGTTCACAACCTCACTCACTATGGTTCTATGTGACCTCTACTTTGCTTTACATGTCACAAACCCCTTTTGTTAGACAGGAATCTCAGATTTTCTAAAAAGGTGGGGCATTTATATATGGATGCTTtgtgtttcatttcttttatgctttttttaaaaaaatgtttagagggcAAGTGGGCACACTGTAAAGAGCATTGCCAGTGAGATCCCAACAAGCTATGATTTTATTTTGCCCAGAGGTATTGTTTATAttctcctgcagttcgaaagcacgtcaaagtgcaagtagataaatagggaccactacagcgggaaggtaaacggcgtttccgtgtgctgctctggtttgccagaagcggctttgtcatgctggccacatgacctggaagctgtaccaataatgcgagatgagcgcacaaccccagagtcgacatgaccggacctaatggtcaggggtccctttacctttacctttattgtttatatttatgCAAAATGGTGTCATGGGTCTCTCTGTCCTAAGTGCTTTAAGTACCTAGCAATGCCCGTCGGCTACAATCAGTTCCATAATTCTCCAGAAATTTATTTTGTGAAACCTAGAAAATTCTAAATTAACTTCTCAATGTTGTTTCTCACTAATAGTGTACATTTATAACATCTGCTGTTGTGTTTCAGGTACTTGGAGTCTTATAGCCCTATCATAAAAGATGGTCAAATATGAGCAGAATGAAGGTGAACCACACAGTTGTCACAGAGTTCATCCTCCTGGGCTTATCCAGTGATCCAGCCCAACAGATACTTCTTTTTTCCTTAGTACTTTTAACCTATCTGCTAACTTTAGTAGGAAATCTAGCCATCATGACTTTGATTTGTGTGGACCGGTGCCTCCAGACACCAATGTACTTCCTCCTTGGCAACCTTTCATTCATTGAGATCTGCTACACCTCTTCCACTGTCCCAAAGATGCTCTGGAATCTCGTGTCAGGAGACAGGACCATCTCCTTCACTggctgtgctctccagatgtatTTCTTTGTCACTTTAGGAGGCACAGAATGTGTACTCCTCTCAGCCATGGCATATGACCGTTACGCAGCCATCTGCCACCCGTTGCGCTACACTGTGCTCATGAGCCAGCCAACCTGTAAAGGATTGCTAACAGTTTCATGGACTGTTGGCAACTTCAACTCTATCATCAACACAGCCTTGGTTTTCTCCCTTGACTTCTGCAATTCAAACCAAATACAGCACTTTTTCTGTGACATTCCTCCCCTCTTGCACCTCTCCTGCTCTGACACAAGACTGAGCAAATTGGTGACCTTTACAGTCTCTGGGTGTGGCATTACCATGTCCTTCTTCCTAACTCTACTCTCCTATATCTTCATTATCTTCACTGTGCTCAAAATACGTACATCTCAGGGTCGGATCAAAGCTTTCTCCACCTGTGCATCCCACCTCACTGTGGTGAGCATCTTCTATGGAACCATCATCTTCACTTATCTAACTCCATCCTCCAGCCATTCCACTGAACTGGAGCAGCTGGTCTCTGTGCTTTATGCCATCATCACCCCTCTGCTGAACCCTCTAATCTACAGCTTCAGGAACAAGGATGTGCAAAGTGCTCTTCGTAGACTGTTTGGAACAAACACATAGAGAAAATGGGCCTGGAATCTTGAACAATTCagcaaaagaaaatcaataacaCAAGttgaaaaatatttgaaatgtttTATCCATGTGAATGTTTGCACACTGTTATATTTATTTGTCACCATTAATGCTCTTTTTTATTCCTATCAATAACAAAAATAGATAACCCAACCCAGCAAAAGTGGGCAACTTGTGGCCCTACAgttgtttctggactacaactcctatagcCCTTTGATCATTCTATCTGggactggtggaagttggagtccagcaacatctggagagtcatag
The window above is part of the Zootoca vivipara chromosome 13, rZooViv1.1, whole genome shotgun sequence genome. Proteins encoded here:
- the LOC118094698 gene encoding olfactory receptor 5AP2-like; its protein translation is MSRMKVNHTVVTEFILLGLSSDPAQQILLFSLVLLTYLLTLVGNLAIMTLICVDRCLQTPMYFLLGNLSFIEICYTSSTVPKMLWNLVSGDRTISFTGCALQMYFFVTLGGTECVLLSAMAYDRYAAICHPLRYTVLMSQPTCKGLLTVSWTVGNFNSIINTALVFSLDFCNSNQIQHFFCDIPPLLHLSCSDTRLSKLVTFTVSGCGITMSFFLTLLSYIFIIFTVLKIRTSQGRIKAFSTCASHLTVVSIFYGTIIFTYLTPSSSHSTELEQLVSVLYAIITPLLNPLIYSFRNKDVQSALRRLFGTNT